In Lonchura striata isolate bLonStr1 chromosome 2, bLonStr1.mat, whole genome shotgun sequence, a single genomic region encodes these proteins:
- the DONSON gene encoding protein downstream neighbor of Son: MAAPAEPERSPGFKKPPALLRLKRKRPGRRSDPATAAAEAAAAPAPRGSAAARRRNPFSSLERAPRRAAAAPRPRAAAPAGGEASAAPFWQFLEPAGEEKPLGRAEPAESSDILDLSQSPHSPLAVPKAPSLPSEEFPADWSIKTRVLFMSSQPFTWAEHLKAQEEAQGFAQHCRAAETTLPRSVQEPRLCTELRCAFQQSLVYWLHPSLPWLPLFPRLGADRRMAGKACPWAQDEAVQQVLMSDWSVSFTSLYNLLRARLCPYFYVCAPQFSVLFRAAGLAGSAVPTAAIAPTTRGLREALRGDGIEFSLPLLEESRSRKQKSSEESLETDTADGLGGGSSVGDAGEPTPSDDDDDGSFSWLEEMGVQDKVKKPDTISIQMRKEKHEVQVDHRPESLVLVRGSHTFTLLNFLISCRSLVAVAGPQAGLPPTLLSPVAFRGGTMQTLKARTVGGRARAQGGFEDVFSLEVLGPVLPHALHALTLVLGPAQRGAFRALLSAHEPSAAFNARPAPAQEDVQQDLPACGLHPKTLDQLQQCPTLGKSSIRLLEMKDYTYTWKA, translated from the exons ATGGCCGCCCCTGCCGAGCCCGAGCGCTCGCCCGGCTTCAAGAAGCCGCCGGCGCTGCTGCGGCTGAAGCGCAAACGTCCCGGGCGGAGGAGCGAccccgccaccgccgccgcggaagccgccgccgccccggccccgcggggctccgcggccgcccggcgccgcaaCCCCTTCTCCAGCCTGGAGCGAGCtccgcggcgggcggcggccgccccTCGGCCTcgggcagcggccccggcgggcggggaggcGTCGGCAGCGCCCTTCTGGCAG TTTTTAGAGCCGGCGGGTGAAGAGAAGCCTCTCGGCAGAGCGGAGCCTGCTGAAAGTTCCGACATCCTCGACCTAAGCCAG AGCCCTCATTCACCTCTGGCTGTTCCCAAAGCTCCCTCCTTGCCAAGCGAGGAATTCCCTGCGGACTGGAGCATTAAAACCCGGGTTCTCTTCATGTCCTCCCAACCCTTCACCTGGGCAGAGCACCTGAAAGCACAGGAGGAGGCGCAGGGCTTtgcccagcactgcagagctgcagaaaccaCCTTGCCCCGGAGCGTGCAG GAGCCGCGGCTGTGCACGGAGCTGCGCTGTGCcttccagcagagcctggtctaCTGGCTGCACCCCTCGCTGCCCTGGCTGCCGCTGTTCCCCCGCCTCGGGGCAGACAGGAGGATGGCAGGAAAGGCCTGTCCTTGGGCACAGGATGAGGCCGTGCAGCAGGTGCTCATGAGTGACTG GTCGGTGAGCTTCACCTCCCTGTACAACCTGCTGCGGGCCCGGCTGTGTCCGTATTTCTACGTGTGCGCGCCGCAGTTCTCGGTGCTGTTCCGCGCCGCGGGGCTGGCGGGCAGCGCCGTGCCCACCGCCGCCATCGCGCCCACCACGCGCGGCCTGCGCGAGGCCCTGCGCGGCGACG GCATAGAGTTCTCCTTACCTTTGCTCGAGGAAAGTAGGAGCAGGAAACAGAAAAGCTCAGAGGAGAGTCTGGAAACAGACACCGCCGATGGGCTCGGAGGGGGCAGCAGCGTGGGGGATGCGGG GGAACCAACTCccagtgatgatgatgatgatggaaGCTTCTCTTGGCTTGAGGAGATGGGAGTCCAAGACAAGGTGAAGAAACCAGATACTATTTCTATCCAAAT GCGCAAGGAGAAGCACGAGGTGCAGGTGGATCACAGACCCGAGTCGCTGGTGCTGGTGAGAGGCAGCCACACCTTCACGCTGCTGAACTTCCTGATCAGCTGCCGCAGCCTGGTGGCGGTGGCGGGGCCGCAGGCGGGGCTGCCCCCGACGCTGCTGTCCCCGGTGGCTTTCCGCGGCGGGACCATGCAGACGCTCAAG GCTCGCACTGTCGGCGGCCGTGCCCGGGCGCAGGGGGGCTTCGAGGacgtgttcagcctggaggtgCTGGGGCCGGTCCTGCCGCACGCCCTGCACGCCCTGACGCTGGTGCTGGGCCCGGCGCAGCGCGGCGCCTTCCGCGCCCTGCTCAGCGCCCACGAGCCCAGCGCCGCCTTCaacgcccgcccggccccggcccag GAGGATGTGCAGCAGGACCTGCCTGCCTGCGGGCTGCATCCCAAGACTTTGgatcagctgcagcagtgtccGACTCTGGGAAAATCCTCCATCCGCTTGCTGGAGATGAAGGATTACACCTACACCTGGAAGGCCTAG